In a single window of the Magnetofaba australis IT-1 genome:
- a CDS encoding LexA family protein: MSDLSQRLKLALKEANMSQSELARRVGLRPQAVQHVCSGKSRTSGRVVEFAQHLGVRPEWLGAGSGPMRAEPVKSDVREGPGFVGRLPLISWVQAGNWSDVVDTYQPNDAETWIDVTKRFGENAFALRVVGDSMEPQAPEGSIILVDPARQAVNNSLVVARLDDEMQATFKQLIIEGGQYLLKPLNPRYPIMDLTGRPVTICGVVRQIVIDLD; encoded by the coding sequence ATGAGCGATTTGAGCCAACGCCTGAAACTGGCCCTGAAAGAAGCCAATATGTCGCAATCGGAGTTGGCCCGTCGCGTGGGTTTGCGTCCGCAGGCGGTGCAGCACGTCTGCTCTGGCAAATCCCGCACCTCCGGCCGCGTGGTGGAGTTCGCTCAACACCTGGGCGTGCGACCCGAATGGCTCGGCGCCGGCTCCGGCCCCATGCGCGCCGAACCGGTCAAAAGCGATGTGCGCGAAGGCCCCGGTTTCGTCGGTCGTCTGCCGCTCATCTCCTGGGTGCAGGCGGGCAACTGGTCCGATGTGGTGGACACTTACCAACCCAATGACGCCGAAACCTGGATCGACGTGACCAAACGTTTCGGCGAAAACGCCTTCGCCCTGCGCGTGGTGGGCGACTCCATGGAGCCCCAGGCCCCCGAAGGCTCCATTATCCTGGTGGACCCGGCGCGACAGGCGGTCAATAACTCTCTGGTCGTCGCCCGCCTGGATGACGAAATGCAGGCCACCTTCAAACAGCTCATCATCGAAGGCGGTCAGTACCTGCTCAAACCGCTCAATCCCCGTTACCCCATCATGGATCTGACCGGTCGCCCAGTCACCATTTGCGGCGTGGTGCGTCAAATCGTTATCGACCTGGATTGA
- the hcp gene encoding hydroxylamine reductase: MGGTDTTLNMFCNQCSMSAPDGCGSSGQTLGTCGKDDTLTRLQDLMVYGLKGLAAYREHARELGADTVEVDDVVAETLYFTMTNVNFNFDQHIAQLMKIGSAGVKVMDLLSDAHVNRLGAPLPTPVSQNKAEGRAILVSGHNLAMLADLLEATAGKGINIYTHSEMLPAHGYPELKRHPHLKGNIGGAWHDQSKLFEQWPGAIVVNTNCIVPLKKGSTYGDRLFGYKVTGIEGIQRIDNDDFSPLIEKALSLPEVTGFDANSQVVTGHHYKTVLTLAPQIVDAVQAGKIRQFFVIAGCDAPGSGGDYYRQMAQSLPQDCVILTSSCGKFRFNDIDFGTVPGTELPRYIDLGQCNDSNGAVHLALALSQALDTPLDQLPVSIVLSWLEQKAVIILLALFSLGIQNITIGPKAPQFVNGAILDFLVKNFNLKLTGDADTDLAALLIPAQKAA, translated from the coding sequence ATGGGCGGTACGGATACGACTTTGAATATGTTCTGCAATCAATGCTCCATGAGCGCGCCGGATGGCTGCGGCTCCAGTGGGCAGACGCTGGGAACCTGCGGCAAGGATGACACCCTCACCCGCCTGCAGGACCTCATGGTGTATGGTCTGAAAGGGCTGGCGGCCTATCGCGAGCACGCCCGCGAGTTGGGCGCCGACACCGTCGAAGTGGATGACGTGGTGGCCGAAACCCTCTACTTCACCATGACCAACGTCAATTTCAATTTTGACCAGCACATCGCCCAACTGATGAAGATCGGATCAGCGGGCGTGAAAGTGATGGATCTACTCAGCGACGCCCACGTCAACCGTCTGGGCGCGCCGCTGCCCACGCCGGTGAGCCAGAACAAGGCCGAAGGCCGCGCCATTCTGGTCTCCGGCCACAACCTCGCCATGTTGGCCGACCTGCTGGAAGCCACCGCAGGCAAGGGCATCAACATCTATACCCACTCGGAGATGCTGCCCGCTCACGGTTACCCGGAGCTTAAGCGCCACCCCCACCTCAAAGGCAACATCGGCGGCGCCTGGCACGACCAGAGCAAACTGTTCGAACAGTGGCCCGGCGCCATTGTGGTCAACACCAACTGCATCGTGCCGCTGAAAAAGGGCTCCACCTACGGCGATCGTCTGTTCGGCTACAAAGTCACCGGCATTGAAGGCATTCAGCGCATCGACAACGATGACTTCAGCCCGTTGATCGAAAAAGCCCTGAGCCTGCCCGAGGTCACCGGCTTCGACGCCAACAGCCAAGTGGTCACCGGCCACCACTACAAAACCGTACTCACCTTGGCCCCGCAGATTGTCGACGCGGTGCAGGCTGGCAAGATTCGCCAATTCTTCGTCATCGCCGGCTGCGACGCCCCCGGCAGCGGCGGCGACTACTATCGGCAGATGGCCCAATCCCTGCCGCAGGACTGCGTGATCCTCACCTCCAGCTGCGGCAAATTCCGCTTCAATGACATCGACTTCGGAACCGTGCCCGGAACCGAACTACCGCGCTATATCGATCTGGGTCAGTGCAACGACTCCAACGGCGCGGTGCACTTGGCCCTGGCGCTGTCTCAAGCGTTGGACACCCCGCTGGATCAACTGCCGGTCTCCATCGTGTTGAGCTGGCTGGAGCAGAAGGCGGTGATCATCCTGCTGGCGCTGTTCAGCCTGGGGATTCAGAACATTACCATCGGCCCCAAAGCGCCGCAGTTCGTCAATGGCGCGATCCTCGACTTCCTGGTCAAGAACTTCAATTTGAAGCTGACCGGCGACGCCGACACCGATCTGGCCGCACTGTTGATTCCGGCGCAAAAAGCCGCCTGA
- a CDS encoding tetratricopeptide repeat protein, with translation MSEPARMGSSPPEESIPSTMTQTDTPVSQSLQQARELIESGELAQAQTRLKELLAQDPQNVEAIHLFGVLGFQAGQAQMALPFFDRAIALNPRFAEAYADRGAALLSMNQTEHARHALEEAVQLNPNLPLAWFNLGLARRIDHDGHGAVEALERAVHLDPGFVQAHLQLGDLRRAQAELSRAIEHYAQVVETHPDFVEGLMKLGGARIQAGVFAAAMAPLERAAQLERHGVTGARIQMLLGGAHQGLMQWAQAAERYEKALELEPELLEAAINLATVTGRLGDAAGARARFDDLLQAHPDAAPCHVLLGEHLLFEGDPEAALAAFQNGVERDAGDPRAHSGLAHAHLTLGNWEAGWREYDWRWKRGDFIEEPRDFGAPLWTGEEIGDKSLLLHAEQSDADAIQCARFLNEVEELCDTLFVECSAAVAPLLEALLNNAQVIVRGEALPDVDLHAPFWDLPRCLGVEKDDLPGEFPYLQADDERQAQWAQDLGEPAQGRVGLAWSGGVTERMRRERSLPWALIQPLCDNGVIDWHSVQLSPPLSGPGAAEVETPAPANWIDHTAQFSDLAQAAAYIMQLDLVIAVDDAVAHLAAALGKPVWLLLADNADWRWAGDGESSVWYPTMRLFRQPHGKSWEPVVDAVQAALKDWIAQR, from the coding sequence TTGTCCGAGCCCGCCCGCATGGGCTCCTCACCGCCTGAAGAATCGATCCCCAGCACCATGACCCAGACCGATACCCCCGTTTCCCAAAGCCTGCAACAGGCTCGTGAACTCATTGAATCCGGTGAGTTGGCGCAAGCGCAGACGCGACTCAAGGAGTTGCTGGCGCAGGATCCCCAGAACGTCGAGGCGATCCATCTGTTTGGCGTGCTGGGATTCCAGGCCGGTCAGGCGCAGATGGCGCTGCCGTTTTTTGACCGCGCCATTGCGCTCAACCCCCGCTTTGCCGAGGCCTACGCTGATCGCGGCGCAGCATTGCTCAGCATGAATCAGACGGAACACGCCCGCCATGCGCTGGAGGAGGCGGTGCAGTTAAATCCTAACCTGCCCCTGGCGTGGTTCAATCTGGGGCTGGCGCGGCGCATTGATCACGACGGCCACGGCGCGGTGGAGGCGCTGGAGCGAGCGGTGCATCTGGATCCTGGTTTTGTGCAGGCGCATCTGCAACTGGGTGATCTGCGCCGCGCCCAGGCGGAGCTCTCCCGCGCCATTGAACACTACGCGCAGGTGGTCGAGACCCATCCGGACTTTGTCGAAGGGTTGATGAAGCTGGGCGGCGCGCGCATTCAGGCGGGAGTGTTCGCCGCAGCCATGGCGCCGCTGGAGCGGGCGGCGCAACTGGAGCGCCACGGCGTCACCGGCGCACGCATTCAGATGCTGCTGGGCGGCGCGCATCAGGGCTTGATGCAGTGGGCGCAAGCGGCGGAGCGTTATGAAAAGGCGCTGGAACTGGAACCGGAACTGCTCGAAGCGGCGATCAATCTGGCCACCGTTACCGGTCGTTTGGGGGATGCGGCGGGGGCGCGAGCGCGCTTCGATGATCTGCTGCAGGCCCACCCTGACGCCGCCCCCTGCCATGTGCTGCTGGGCGAGCATCTGCTGTTTGAAGGCGACCCCGAGGCGGCGCTGGCGGCGTTTCAAAACGGGGTGGAGCGGGATGCGGGCGATCCGCGCGCCCACAGCGGCTTGGCCCACGCCCATCTGACTCTGGGCAATTGGGAAGCGGGTTGGCGGGAATACGACTGGCGCTGGAAGCGCGGCGATTTCATTGAGGAGCCACGGGATTTCGGCGCGCCGCTGTGGACCGGCGAGGAGATAGGTGACAAAAGCCTGCTGCTGCACGCCGAACAGAGCGACGCCGACGCCATCCAGTGCGCGCGTTTTCTCAATGAAGTGGAAGAGCTGTGCGACACGCTCTTTGTGGAGTGCTCCGCCGCCGTTGCGCCGCTGTTGGAAGCTTTGCTCAACAATGCCCAGGTGATTGTGCGCGGCGAGGCCCTGCCCGATGTGGATCTGCACGCGCCGTTTTGGGATCTGCCCCGCTGCCTGGGGGTAGAAAAGGATGATCTCCCGGGTGAATTCCCCTATCTGCAAGCCGATGACGAGCGGCAGGCGCAGTGGGCGCAGGATCTGGGAGAGCCCGCCCAAGGACGTGTGGGCTTGGCGTGGTCGGGCGGCGTCACTGAGCGTATGCGGCGAGAGCGCTCCCTGCCTTGGGCGCTGATTCAACCGTTATGTGATAACGGTGTAATCGACTGGCATAGTGTGCAACTGAGCCCGCCGCTATCGGGCCCTGGCGCGGCGGAAGTGGAGACGCCAGCACCCGCCAATTGGATCGATCATACCGCCCAATTCAGCGATCTGGCGCAAGCCGCCGCCTACATCATGCAGCTGGATCTGGTCATCGCGGTGGATGACGCCGTGGCGCATCTGGCCGCCGCGCTGGGCAAGCCGGTGTGGCTGCTGCTGGCTGACAACGCCGATTGGCGTTGGGCGGGCGATGGTGAAAGCAGCGTGTGGTATCCCACCATGCGCCTGTTCCGCCAGCCTCACGGCAAGAGTTGGGAGCCCGTGGTCGACGCCGTGCAAGCGGCCTTGAAGGACTGGATCGCGCAACGATGA
- a CDS encoding AbrB family transcriptional regulator → MLTTIATIFTFFLGLAGVAGFILLSLPLPWLLGALTGCLVAALLGAPMAHPPRPLAEFLRSGMGLIIGSGFSPHILDLLTPYAISLSVLTPYVALLAAIGAWHYRRFGGMNALTAWIAAIPGGMTEMTLMGRDLGANLTQVALAHLMRILMLAFGLSFVYQWLLGIDLSRPDALGGVDIGKLSARNWGEMLALAVLGWQGAARLRLPGASVLGPMLLTATAQISGLTQIHLPWQVTGVAQWGVGVTIGCAFIGVTWRQVAHAARVTGVLMAGYGVLTAGFAWSVARLIGFSPWEALLALAPGGQAEMCIIAATAGLSVAYVGAHHLTRIFLIFTIAPIWLARQQRTALR, encoded by the coding sequence ATGCTGACGACTATAGCGACCATCTTCACATTTTTCCTCGGGCTGGCCGGAGTGGCGGGGTTTATTCTCCTCTCCCTGCCGCTGCCGTGGCTGCTGGGGGCGCTGACCGGCTGCCTTGTCGCCGCCCTGCTGGGCGCGCCCATGGCCCACCCGCCGCGTCCGCTGGCGGAGTTTCTGCGCAGCGGCATGGGGTTGATCATCGGCTCAGGCTTCTCGCCGCACATTCTGGATCTGCTCACCCCCTACGCTATCAGTCTGAGCGTACTCACCCCCTATGTGGCGCTGCTGGCCGCCATCGGCGCCTGGCACTACCGCCGCTTCGGCGGCATGAACGCGCTCACCGCCTGGATCGCCGCCATCCCCGGCGGCATGACCGAAATGACCCTGATGGGCCGCGATCTGGGCGCTAATCTGACCCAAGTGGCGCTGGCCCACCTGATGCGCATTCTCATGCTGGCGTTTGGGCTGTCGTTTGTCTATCAGTGGCTTTTGGGCATCGACCTATCACGCCCGGACGCCCTGGGCGGCGTGGATATCGGCAAACTGAGCGCTCGCAACTGGGGCGAGATGCTGGCGTTGGCGGTGTTGGGTTGGCAGGGCGCGGCGCGCTTGCGTCTGCCCGGCGCGTCGGTGTTGGGACCGATGCTGCTCACCGCCACAGCGCAGATCAGCGGGTTGACGCAGATTCATCTGCCCTGGCAGGTGACCGGGGTGGCGCAGTGGGGCGTGGGGGTGACCATCGGTTGCGCCTTTATCGGCGTCACTTGGCGACAGGTGGCCCATGCGGCGCGGGTCACCGGCGTGTTGATGGCGGGATATGGGGTGTTGACTGCGGGATTCGCCTGGAGCGTGGCGCGGCTGATCGGCTTTTCGCCGTGGGAAGCGTTGTTGGCCCTGGCCCCAGGCGGACAGGCGGAGATGTGCATCATCGCCGCCACCGCTGGGCTCTCCGTGGCCTATGTGGGCGCGCATCATTTGACGCGCATCTTCCTGATCTTCACCATCGCGCCAATCTGGTTGGCTCGACAGCAACGAACAGCGCTGCGGTAA
- the phoU gene encoding phosphate signaling complex protein PhoU: MNAPIAQHIVTSYEEELAGLDESIRQMIQRTEHQLELSLKALEKGDLSQAKEAIDLDSLTDSHQMSLDGQGVRMIALRQPMGRDLRAVISTLRNAPQLERIGDYAANIAERVETLARLEHSFNLEQLLQMGAMLIKAIAKLREAHESEDVNAAISVWSGDEEVDELHNGIFSSLLAHMAAHPEQADSSAHLVCIARDMERIGDHLTDVAENIYYRVTGEVVRETRPKGDRTKSITLA, from the coding sequence ATGAACGCGCCGATTGCACAACACATCGTTACCTCCTATGAGGAGGAGCTGGCTGGGCTCGACGAGAGCATCCGCCAAATGATTCAACGCACCGAGCATCAACTTGAGCTGAGTCTCAAGGCGCTGGAGAAGGGGGATTTGTCCCAGGCCAAAGAGGCCATCGATCTGGACAGTCTGACCGATAGCCACCAGATGAGCCTGGACGGTCAGGGCGTGCGCATGATTGCGCTGCGCCAGCCCATGGGTCGCGACCTGCGCGCGGTGATCTCCACGCTGCGCAACGCGCCGCAACTGGAGCGCATTGGCGACTACGCCGCCAACATCGCCGAACGGGTGGAAACCCTGGCGCGGCTGGAGCACTCGTTCAATCTGGAGCAGTTGCTGCAGATGGGCGCCATGCTGATCAAAGCCATCGCCAAGTTGCGCGAAGCCCATGAGAGCGAAGACGTCAACGCCGCCATCAGTGTGTGGAGCGGTGATGAAGAGGTGGATGAGCTGCACAACGGCATCTTCTCCAGCCTGCTGGCGCATATGGCCGCGCACCCGGAACAGGCCGACTCTTCGGCGCATCTGGTCTGCATTGCACGGGATATGGAGCGCATCGGCGACCATTTGACCGACGTGGCCGAGAATATCTACTATCGGGTCACCGGCGAAGTGGTGCGCGAAACCCGCCCCAAAGGCGACCGCACCAAAAGTATCACGCTGGCGTAA
- a CDS encoding FAD-binding oxidoreductase: MALAELQTQITGWGRYPLHPGRLNRPEKIRDLRLPESGGAIARGQGRAYGDAATPHDNELAVQTERLNRFLAWDPMAGLLTLEAGATLSEVIEFAAPRGFFPRVAPGTRLLSIGGAIAADVHGKNHHHMGSFGSHVSEIELTLASGETVVCSPREDAELFWATVGGMGLTGFIRQASIQLQPIDSVWVSARHYPCANLDEAFRIFEDPLRDDQHTVAWVDALASGPNLGRSVVMAGHHAVRDELPPHVADNALALKPKKERNFPLDLPAWALNPLSVKMFNALYYKTQAAKTAPFVCDIESFFFPLDAIGQWHRLYGKRGFAQFQCLIPRARAHEGVREILERAAKARKASFLSVLKRLGPGNPAPLSFPDDGYTLTLDLPYNDKLPAFLGELTDRLTSYGGRLYLAKDAFATPEQFRIGYPQFDQWLAVKQRVDPEWRIRSALSQRLGMEVGQ; this comes from the coding sequence ATGGCGTTGGCGGAATTGCAGACGCAGATCACCGGGTGGGGGCGCTATCCGCTCCACCCGGGACGGCTCAATCGACCGGAGAAGATACGCGATTTGCGCCTGCCGGAGTCCGGCGGCGCCATCGCCCGCGGCCAGGGACGCGCCTATGGCGACGCCGCCACGCCCCATGACAACGAACTGGCGGTGCAGACCGAGCGCCTCAACCGCTTTTTGGCGTGGGATCCCATGGCGGGGCTGCTCACCCTGGAGGCGGGCGCCACCCTCTCGGAGGTGATCGAATTCGCCGCCCCGCGCGGCTTCTTCCCCCGCGTGGCGCCGGGCACGCGGCTGCTCTCCATCGGCGGCGCCATCGCCGCCGACGTGCATGGCAAGAATCATCACCACATGGGCAGCTTCGGCTCCCATGTCTCCGAAATCGAACTGACCCTGGCCAGCGGCGAAACGGTGGTCTGCAGCCCCCGCGAAGACGCCGAACTGTTCTGGGCCACGGTGGGGGGCATGGGGCTGACCGGCTTCATTCGTCAGGCCAGCATTCAGTTGCAGCCCATCGACAGCGTGTGGGTGAGCGCGCGCCACTACCCTTGCGCCAATCTGGACGAAGCGTTCCGCATCTTTGAAGACCCCCTGCGCGATGATCAACACACCGTGGCGTGGGTGGATGCGCTGGCCAGCGGTCCCAACCTGGGCCGCTCGGTGGTGATGGCTGGGCATCATGCGGTGCGCGACGAACTGCCGCCCCACGTCGCCGATAACGCCCTGGCGCTGAAGCCCAAGAAAGAGCGCAACTTCCCCCTGGATCTGCCCGCCTGGGCGCTCAATCCGCTCAGCGTGAAGATGTTCAACGCCCTCTATTACAAGACCCAGGCGGCCAAGACCGCACCGTTTGTGTGCGACATCGAATCGTTCTTCTTCCCCCTGGACGCCATCGGTCAGTGGCATCGGCTGTATGGCAAGCGCGGGTTTGCCCAGTTCCAGTGCCTGATTCCCCGCGCCCGCGCCCATGAGGGAGTGCGGGAGATTCTGGAGCGCGCCGCCAAAGCGCGTAAGGCGTCGTTCCTGTCGGTGCTGAAGCGGTTGGGACCGGGCAACCCGGCGCCGCTCTCCTTCCCCGACGATGGTTATACGCTGACTCTGGATCTGCCGTATAACGACAAGCTGCCTGCATTCCTGGGCGAGTTGACCGACCGTCTGACCAGCTATGGCGGGCGGCTCTATCTGGCCAAGGACGCCTTCGCCACGCCGGAACAGTTCCGCATCGGCTATCCGCAGTTTGACCAGTGGCTGGCGGTGAAGCAGAGAGTCGACCCGGAGTGGCGCATCCGTTCGGCGCTATCGCAACGCCTGGGCATGGAGGTCGGACAATGA
- a CDS encoding SDR family oxidoreductase, which produces MTQPSASAGQPVWILGATSGMARGCAIELAKRGHPLYLSGRDDEELRRLALDLSVRYGVTVHHGEFDIEEIDSHADALKQVIETCGGLYGVVFAIGYLGDHLKAREEWREANAIIVRNFTGAVSVLGLAANHLEKQADGFIIGVTSVAADRGRQSNYPYGAPKAGLSAWLAGLRNRLAPTGVRVIEIKPGYVDTAMTYGLPGLFLVADPNDVGRDIVRALDKSRDVLYLPGFWRLIMLIIRSVPEPIFKKMKL; this is translated from the coding sequence ATGACGCAACCCTCCGCAAGCGCCGGGCAACCGGTTTGGATTCTGGGCGCCACCTCCGGCATGGCGCGGGGGTGCGCCATTGAGTTGGCCAAGCGCGGTCATCCGCTGTACCTCTCCGGGCGCGACGACGAGGAGTTGCGACGCCTTGCGCTGGACCTCTCTGTGCGTTACGGCGTAACGGTTCACCATGGCGAATTCGACATTGAGGAGATCGACTCCCACGCCGACGCGCTGAAGCAGGTGATTGAAACCTGCGGCGGGCTGTATGGGGTGGTGTTCGCCATTGGTTATTTGGGCGATCATCTGAAGGCGCGGGAGGAGTGGCGCGAGGCCAATGCGATCATTGTGCGCAACTTCACCGGCGCGGTGTCGGTGCTGGGTCTGGCGGCCAACCATCTGGAGAAGCAGGCGGATGGCTTCATCATCGGCGTGACGTCGGTGGCGGCGGACCGGGGGCGGCAGAGTAACTATCCCTATGGCGCGCCCAAGGCGGGGTTGTCGGCGTGGTTGGCGGGGTTGCGCAATCGGCTGGCGCCGACTGGGGTGCGGGTGATTGAGATCAAGCCGGGGTATGTGGATACCGCCATGACCTACGGCTTGCCGGGATTGTTTTTGGTGGCGGACCCGAATGATGTGGGGCGTGATATTGTGCGGGCGTTGGATAAATCTCGGGACGTGTTGTATTTGCCGGGGTTTTGGCGATTGATCATGTTGATTATCCGCAGCGTGCCGGAGCCGATCTTCAAGAAGATGAAGCTGTAA
- a CDS encoding Crp/Fnr family transcriptional regulator: MLPLENPLIANLPQPQRERLAARIATRRLAEGEILFHQDDPADAFYIVITGVIKLFRLSPDGGEKVVELINPGQSFAEALMFVGEKRYPVSAQAMADAQVAEIPGDLYLKLMRECPESCFTLLGDLSRRLHGLLMELDRVTLQRSRERLLTWLREEANKTVEGGDTVRLTVSKRVLAARLSFQPETLSRLLRTLKSEGVIREQGDAIILLRDDDPF, translated from the coding sequence ATGTTGCCTTTGGAAAATCCACTCATCGCCAATCTGCCGCAGCCGCAACGGGAGAGACTCGCTGCGCGCATCGCCACCCGGCGTTTGGCGGAAGGGGAGATTCTGTTTCATCAGGACGATCCGGCGGACGCCTTCTATATTGTGATCACTGGGGTGATCAAACTGTTCCGGCTCTCCCCGGATGGCGGCGAGAAGGTGGTGGAGTTGATCAACCCGGGTCAGAGCTTTGCCGAGGCGTTGATGTTTGTGGGCGAAAAGCGGTATCCGGTGAGCGCCCAGGCCATGGCCGATGCGCAGGTGGCGGAGATTCCCGGCGATCTCTATCTGAAGCTGATGCGCGAATGCCCGGAGAGCTGTTTTACCCTACTGGGGGATTTGAGCCGCCGTCTGCACGGGCTGTTGATGGAGCTGGATCGGGTGACGCTGCAACGCTCCCGCGAGCGCCTTCTTACTTGGTTGCGCGAAGAGGCCAATAAGACCGTGGAGGGGGGCGACACCGTGCGTTTGACGGTCTCCAAACGGGTGCTGGCGGCGCGTCTGTCGTTTCAGCCGGAGACGTTGTCTCGGTTGCTGCGCACGCTTAAGTCCGAAGGGGTGATCCGCGAACAGGGCGACGCCATCATTCTGCTGCGGGATGACGATCCCTTCTGA
- a CDS encoding c-type cytochrome — translation MRVSRLAIAALLSAASLAFAAAPAQAGDAAKGEKLMKKCGACHTWDQGGKKKVGPNLFGVYEQNCGHNAEFKYSDGYHKACEKGFKIDEAMLMEYLADASAYLSGVAGEKVKSKMTFKLKKEADRADVIEFLKGNK, via the coding sequence ATGCGTGTTTCCCGTCTGGCTATCGCCGCTCTGCTGTCCGCCGCTTCTCTGGCTTTCGCTGCTGCTCCCGCGCAAGCGGGCGACGCCGCCAAAGGCGAAAAGCTGATGAAAAAATGTGGCGCCTGCCACACCTGGGATCAGGGCGGCAAGAAGAAGGTCGGCCCCAACCTGTTTGGCGTCTATGAGCAGAACTGCGGCCACAACGCCGAGTTCAAGTACTCCGACGGCTACCACAAAGCGTGTGAAAAAGGTTTCAAAATTGATGAAGCGATGCTGATGGAATACCTGGCCGACGCTTCCGCCTACCTTTCCGGCGTGGCTGGCGAGAAGGTGAAATCCAAAATGACCTTCAAGCTCAAAAAAGAGGCCGATCGCGCCGACGTGATCGAATTCCTGAAGGGCAACAAGTAA
- a CDS encoding glycosyltransferase family 4 protein produces MLAHHGAFPQVRGGVDAMLNTLAASLPEQGARVSVFNIAPWTQPQWTRHQEGEITVHSGRLRPLWDPKSPIKGFLGGLWEGVRTLWRLRRLCREESVDVIHLFTCQTQHAYFTLLRLVSGPRYVITYVGSDILKFPERPRSRVWLLRWIASHAHAITAVAEHLADAARERFPHLRSRIRALLNGVDLAGVVATPEDDAEALEIIAQLPARFALQVACLDPIKAQDAVIQAWEQVQARHPDLHLVFMGTAANEPPQIALMNELMARNPGRDRIHVFDSPPRAAALAAMRRAEMMIHPSRSEGLPFVLLECGAFNLPGVFSRIRPYVDLLDDGKEGLLATLDDPDAIAAAMNQLADDPLAARAMGRALGERVRARHDARVMAKSYFELYCQIVE; encoded by the coding sequence ATGCTGGCTCATCATGGCGCTTTTCCGCAGGTGCGCGGCGGTGTGGACGCCATGCTCAATACGCTGGCGGCGTCATTACCAGAGCAAGGCGCGCGGGTGAGCGTGTTCAACATCGCGCCTTGGACGCAGCCCCAATGGACCCGACATCAGGAGGGGGAGATTACGGTACACTCCGGGCGATTGCGTCCGTTGTGGGATCCCAAGAGCCCCATCAAAGGGTTCCTGGGCGGCCTGTGGGAGGGCGTGCGCACGCTGTGGCGGCTGCGCCGACTGTGCCGTGAAGAGAGCGTCGACGTCATCCATCTGTTCACCTGCCAGACCCAGCACGCCTATTTCACCCTGCTGCGACTGGTGAGCGGTCCGCGCTATGTGATCACCTATGTCGGCTCGGATATCCTCAAATTCCCCGAAAGGCCTCGATCCCGTGTGTGGCTATTGCGTTGGATTGCATCGCACGCCCACGCCATCACCGCCGTGGCGGAGCATCTGGCCGACGCTGCGCGAGAACGTTTCCCGCATCTGCGCAGCCGGATTCGGGCGCTGCTCAACGGGGTGGATCTGGCCGGTGTGGTCGCCACGCCGGAGGATGACGCCGAGGCGCTGGAGATCATCGCGCAACTGCCCGCCCGTTTCGCCTTGCAAGTGGCGTGTTTGGATCCCATCAAGGCGCAGGACGCAGTGATCCAAGCCTGGGAGCAGGTGCAGGCGCGGCATCCGGATCTGCACCTGGTGTTCATGGGCACAGCCGCCAATGAGCCGCCGCAAATCGCCTTGATGAACGAATTGATGGCGCGCAATCCGGGGCGCGATCGCATTCATGTATTCGATAGTCCGCCCCGCGCAGCGGCGCTGGCGGCCATGCGCCGGGCGGAGATGATGATCCACCCGTCGCGCAGTGAAGGGTTGCCGTTTGTGCTGCTGGAGTGCGGTGCGTTCAATCTGCCTGGGGTGTTTTCGCGCATCCGCCCCTATGTGGATCTGTTGGACGATGGCAAAGAGGGGCTATTGGCGACTCTGGATGATCCCGACGCCATCGCAGCGGCCATGAATCAGCTAGCCGATGATCCCCTGGCCGCGCGTGCGATGGGGCGCGCCTTGGGAGAGCGGGTGCGCGCGCGGCATGATGCGCGGGTGATGGCCAAGAGTTACTTTGAACTGTATTGCCAAATTGTAGAATAA